The DNA region TTTTTCCCCTGGAATCTTCGTGAATCCCTCGCTTTGGCGGGGGATTTTCTTGCTTTGTCTAGAATTAACTATATTTGCGCCCATGGCTTTATGCATAGAAGATAATCATCTAGAAGCGGTCCAGCGTATTCTGAACCTTCATTTTGAAGGTATGGAAGTCTGGGCTCACGGTTCCCGTGTCACAGGCGTGGATCTTACGCCTGAAACGGAACTGGAACTGGTGGCGATTTCCGAACGTCCCCTCTCCTTCGAGGTCATGACCGCGGTGGAAAAGGCATTCGTGGATAGCGGACTTCCCTTCCGCGTCGACATTATGGACTGGGCTAAGCTGCCCGAATCCCTCCAGAAGCAAATCAAGAAAGAACACGTCGTGGTCCAGGCTGCGGCGGAACAGTAGTCATATGAAAATTCTCTTTCCCCTGATTCTCGTTGCCTCCCTGGCAACTTCAATTTTTGCCCAGGACGAAGTATCCAAGGCAAAGGAATTCATCAAGAATGGTGACTGCAGCGAAGCGGTGAACGTCCTGCAGAAGGTCTACAAGTCCAGCTTCAGCAAGTCCGCTGGCGAAAAGGCCGCCGTGATGCTTACCGAATGCTATCTCCGCGACCACAAGCGCGACGAAGCCAAGCAGATTACCTCCAAGTTCCTGGAATACTACGTCGCTTCCGACTATCGCGAACGTATGGAACTGGCTAACGCCATCGTTACTGTAGAGCAGGGTGCTCCCTATGATGGCGTGGAAGCCATGCTGCGCATCCTGGCTTACTCCAAGAATCCTGCCGCCCGTTCCCGCACCAAGGATGTGGTGATCAAGGTCCTGGCTGCATCTCTTCTGAATGCAGACCAGCTCCAGTCCCTCATCGAGAAGTATCCGGTGGACAAGGAAGTCATTGGCTGGATTCAGCTGCAGATTGGCCGCGAATGCCAGAACGCCAAGCGTTTCCGTGGCGCTCGCTACTGGTACAAGAAGGTGGCTAGCAACGAATCTTCCGAACTGGCAGAAACCGCAAAGCGCGGTCTTGAATCTCTGGAAGGCATGAGTGCTGGCACTCCTACCATCCTGGTTCTCGCTCCCCTTTCTGGCGACTTCGCCGAATTCGGTGCCGAAGCTATTCAGGGCGTTCTCCTGGCATACGAACAGTCCGGTCTCAAGGGCAAGGTCAACATCCGTACTGCTGACTCCCGCGCCGACGCTTCCCAGGCACTGCTTCGTACCCAGCAGGCGATCCACCAGGATAGCGTGATTGCAATCGTGGGTCCCATCATGAGTGGTCCTGCTGCCGCTGTCGCTGCCTGGCTTGGCACCAACCATCAGTATATCCCCATGCTCACTCCCACCGCTACCGATGACGGTATCGCCAAGATGGGTCCCAATATCTTCCAGGTCAACGTGACCATGGACTACCTGGCCCAGAGCATCGCGGACTTTGCAACCAAGTGCCTGAACATTCGTGAGTTCGGCATCATGAGCCCTTTGGGTGACTACGGTGCTTCCGTGTCCCGCAGCTTTACTCAGGCTGTGAACCGCCGTGGCGGCGACGTGGTTGCTTTCCGCAACTACGAAGAAGGCCATCCGGATTACAAGACCGAATTTGAAATGCTTCGCGACGTTCGCTTTAAGCAGCTGAACCGCCGCCTGAACATGAAGCGTGGCGCTTCCGACTTGAACGCTCCCAACTCCAAGTTCAACAAGAAGGAAAGCGACGTGGAATTCCCGGGCCTCCTGATTGCCTCCACGAATCCCAGCGAAGCTGGCCTCATGGCTAGCCAGTCCGCATTCTACCAGATCTCCGGTACCCTTCTGGGAACCTCCGGCTGGTACGGTCGCGACCTGCTGGTAACTGGTAAGAACCTGGTGGAAGGCGCCTACTTCAGTGTGCCTGCTCTGGACATGGGTGACAAGGATACATTCAAGGCATTCTCCAAGAGCTTCAAGGAACGCTGGGGCGCAGAACCTGCTGATGACAAGGTTAGCGGCCTGAGCTACGATGCGGCAAACATCATCTTCAAGTCCATGAACTCTGACATGAGCCTGACCAAGACCTTGAACAACTCCGACCAGTTCAAGGGTGTGTACGGCGACATCAAGTTCAAGCGTGGCGCCAACGTGAACACCAAGATCGTGACTGTCACCAAGGGCAAGTTCGAAGTTCTGGACGGCTGCCCGGAAAAGACCGACAAGAAGTAATCTGCATTTTGCAGGCTTGAGTATAGAAGAGACCCCGCGGCTAGTACGTCGCGGGGCTCTTTGTTTCTAGGAATCTCTATG from Fibrobacter sp. UWEL includes:
- a CDS encoding DNA polymerase III subunit beta: MALCIEDNHLEAVQRILNLHFEGMEVWAHGSRVTGVDLTPETELELVAISERPLSFEVMTAVEKAFVDSGLPFRVDIMDWAKLPESLQKQIKKEHVVVQAAAEQ
- a CDS encoding penicillin-binding protein activator, translating into MKILFPLILVASLATSIFAQDEVSKAKEFIKNGDCSEAVNVLQKVYKSSFSKSAGEKAAVMLTECYLRDHKRDEAKQITSKFLEYYVASDYRERMELANAIVTVEQGAPYDGVEAMLRILAYSKNPAARSRTKDVVIKVLAASLLNADQLQSLIEKYPVDKEVIGWIQLQIGRECQNAKRFRGARYWYKKVASNESSELAETAKRGLESLEGMSAGTPTILVLAPLSGDFAEFGAEAIQGVLLAYEQSGLKGKVNIRTADSRADASQALLRTQQAIHQDSVIAIVGPIMSGPAAAVAAWLGTNHQYIPMLTPTATDDGIAKMGPNIFQVNVTMDYLAQSIADFATKCLNIREFGIMSPLGDYGASVSRSFTQAVNRRGGDVVAFRNYEEGHPDYKTEFEMLRDVRFKQLNRRLNMKRGASDLNAPNSKFNKKESDVEFPGLLIASTNPSEAGLMASQSAFYQISGTLLGTSGWYGRDLLVTGKNLVEGAYFSVPALDMGDKDTFKAFSKSFKERWGAEPADDKVSGLSYDAANIIFKSMNSDMSLTKTLNNSDQFKGVYGDIKFKRGANVNTKIVTVTKGKFEVLDGCPEKTDKK